In bacterium, one DNA window encodes the following:
- a CDS encoding pentapeptide repeat-containing protein, whose product MANANDELGEEHWCERPACARADCTTPALSFARHCWKHLPDEGAYLEEIRRRATSLHGFAGLNLESVKFKDIAGPRTNFAGANLKGADFAGGDFANADFSDAELVGASFRGATLTHARFTNADLSFANLRGAELSHAEFPYATFTHGDLSGAKLARARFDEADLTGTTLSNADLQGASFRRVTFVRADFSGAALAGTRFDNCDFAAADLRRADLYGALFPDTDLGRAVLPDKLKAENDRPGKHGEVAEVYAELKLNFRHFGRFGLAETALYREMVAGRRARLEGRKTWRPFALLSNALEYVFLDLYAGYGTKPRRVVSALVLGWLGFSVYYYLLPYFGGLGFGLTSYIDPGGGVGPLVDLSWHSFQRCLYFSFLTLTKLGFTAYEPYGWAKVAAGLESSFAIVSYPVLLVTIARKIWR is encoded by the coding sequence ATGGCCAACGCCAACGACGAACTCGGCGAAGAACACTGGTGCGAAAGGCCGGCGTGCGCCCGGGCGGATTGCACGACGCCGGCGCTTAGTTTCGCCCGTCACTGCTGGAAGCATCTACCCGACGAGGGCGCGTACCTGGAGGAGATACGGCGCCGGGCGACGTCGCTGCACGGCTTCGCGGGCCTCAACCTGGAATCGGTGAAGTTCAAAGACATCGCCGGGCCGCGCACCAACTTCGCGGGAGCCAATCTGAAGGGCGCCGACTTCGCCGGCGGCGACTTCGCGAACGCCGACTTCTCGGACGCCGAGCTGGTGGGGGCGTCGTTCCGCGGCGCGACGCTGACCCACGCCCGCTTCACGAACGCGGACCTCTCCTTCGCCAACCTGCGCGGCGCGGAGCTGTCCCACGCCGAATTCCCCTACGCGACGTTCACCCACGGCGACCTCTCGGGGGCGAAACTCGCGCGGGCGCGCTTCGACGAGGCGGACCTCACCGGCACCACCCTCAGCAACGCCGACCTGCAGGGGGCGAGTTTCCGGCGCGTTACCTTCGTGCGGGCGGACTTCTCCGGCGCGGCGTTGGCCGGGACTCGCTTCGACAATTGCGACTTCGCCGCCGCGGACCTGCGCCGCGCGGACCTCTACGGCGCCCTCTTCCCGGATACGGACCTGGGTCGCGCCGTCCTGCCGGACAAGCTCAAGGCCGAGAACGACCGCCCCGGAAAGCACGGCGAAGTGGCCGAGGTTTACGCCGAGCTCAAGCTCAACTTCCGCCACTTCGGCCGGTTCGGCCTGGCCGAAACCGCGCTCTACCGCGAAATGGTAGCCGGACGTCGGGCCCGCCTCGAGGGCCGAAAAACGTGGCGGCCTTTCGCGCTGCTAAGCAACGCGTTGGAATACGTCTTCCTGGACCTCTACGCCGGCTACGGGACGAAACCTCGGCGCGTCGTATCCGCGCTCGTGTTGGGTTGGCTCGGCTTCTCGGTTTACTATTACCTGTTGCCGTATTTCGGCGGACTGGGTTTCGGCCTGACGAGTTACATCGACCCGGGCGGAGGCGTGGGCCCGCTGGTAGACCTCAGCTGGCACAGCTTCCAACGATGCCTTTACTTCTCGTTCCTGACGCTGACCAAGCTGGGCTTCACGGCCTACGAACCGTACGGGTGGGCGAAGGTGGCCGCGGGCCTGGAGAGCTCCTTCGCCATCGTCTCGTACCCGGTATTGCTCGTCACCATCGCAAGAAAGATTTGGCGATAG
- a CDS encoding radical SAM protein, protein MKVAMVFPPWTPKEVFTGNFGLFVGGRWHPLGILSVAAALREAGHDVRVFDGGLMTEDEMTPRLKAFGPGMVGMYLTTFSWEAMNSLAARIHREMPGVHVAVGGPLASGWKDRVLRESPHPDSVTVGEGEVTADVLARKLEAGGDLAEVEGIAYRDDGGIHLNPPRRHIPDINVLPFPARDLIDLERYTPPLGTYERLPALYLYSSRGCNGRCIFCWQLNAEGEWRARSAEKVLAEIDHVYETYKIKEVRFFDDNLVYDKERIHAVLDGIIERDYDLSFYASARADDVDPEIFRKMKKAKFWGILLGIESGVQKCLDAMNKGTTVEQNRRAVEWAHQAGLKTVTPFIFGIPGETFEDGLKSIQFAIDIDTDVVNFHAMSPFPGAELYEHVEKYGTVATDNVLDYTFEGCAFVPYTMKREQIQELRSLAFRRFYRRPRYVWKRLKAIRTWTDVKVLVAGGLAFLLTMLFRKEFTPHGAQL, encoded by the coding sequence ATGAAAGTCGCGATGGTATTTCCGCCCTGGACGCCGAAGGAGGTCTTCACCGGCAACTTCGGCCTCTTCGTCGGCGGCCGGTGGCACCCGCTCGGCATCCTGTCCGTGGCCGCAGCGCTCCGCGAGGCGGGGCACGACGTCCGCGTCTTCGACGGCGGCCTGATGACCGAAGACGAGATGACGCCGCGGCTGAAGGCCTTCGGCCCGGGCATGGTGGGGATGTACCTGACGACTTTCTCGTGGGAAGCCATGAACTCGCTCGCGGCGCGCATCCATCGCGAGATGCCCGGCGTCCACGTCGCCGTGGGCGGGCCGCTGGCCAGCGGGTGGAAGGACCGCGTCCTCCGCGAGTCGCCCCACCCGGACAGCGTCACCGTCGGCGAGGGCGAGGTAACGGCGGACGTACTCGCCCGGAAGCTGGAGGCCGGCGGCGATTTGGCCGAGGTGGAGGGCATCGCGTACCGCGACGACGGCGGAATCCACCTCAACCCGCCGCGGCGCCATATCCCCGATATAAACGTCCTCCCCTTCCCGGCGCGCGACCTTATAGACCTCGAGCGCTACACGCCGCCCCTCGGGACGTACGAGCGGCTGCCGGCGCTCTATCTCTACAGTTCGCGCGGCTGCAACGGCCGGTGCATCTTCTGCTGGCAGCTCAACGCCGAGGGCGAGTGGCGCGCGCGCAGCGCCGAGAAAGTCCTGGCCGAAATCGACCACGTCTACGAGACGTACAAGATAAAAGAGGTGCGCTTCTTCGACGACAACCTGGTCTACGACAAGGAGCGCATCCACGCCGTCCTGGACGGCATCATCGAGCGCGACTACGACCTCAGCTTCTACGCCTCCGCCCGCGCCGACGACGTCGACCCCGAGATATTCCGCAAGATGAAGAAGGCCAAGTTTTGGGGGATACTCCTGGGCATCGAATCGGGCGTGCAAAAATGCCTCGACGCCATGAACAAGGGCACGACCGTGGAGCAGAACCGCCGCGCGGTGGAGTGGGCGCACCAGGCCGGCCTAAAAACCGTAACGCCGTTCATCTTCGGCATCCCGGGCGAGACCTTCGAGGACGGCCTGAAGTCGATACAGTTCGCCATCGACATCGACACCGACGTCGTCAACTTCCACGCCATGTCGCCGTTCCCCGGCGCGGAGCTCTACGAGCACGTCGAGAAATACGGCACGGTCGCGACCGACAACGTCCTCGACTACACCTTCGAGGGGTGCGCCTTCGTGCCCTACACGATGAAGCGTGAGCAAATCCAGGAGCTCCGGTCGCTGGCGTTCCGCCGCTTCTACCGCCGCCCGCGGTACGTGTGGAAGCGGCTCAAAGCCATCCGAACGTGGACCGACGTCAAAGTATTGGTGGCCGGCGGCCTCGCGTTCCTGCTGACGATGCTCTTCCGCAAGGAGTTCACGCCCCACGGCGCCCAGTTGTAG